A single genomic interval of uncultured Sphaerochaeta sp. harbors:
- the uvrA gene encoding excinuclease ABC subunit UvrA: MHNTLIIKGAREHNLKNIDLELKKDQLIVISGLSGSGKSSLAFDTIFAEGQRRYVESLSSYARMFLDKLDKPDVDYMEGLSPAIAIEQKSTHRNPRSTVGTVTEIYDYFRLLWARVGKPHCHVCGREISEMSVDQIIDAIFKAEDGTRIIVSAPVAIGRKGEFKKVFEDARTAGFQRVKVDGKMLNLDEQIVLEKQFKHSIDIVVDRLILSRDIRSRLASSIETSNEMTQGLVKVTFLGENGEESYEEVFSERNSCPHCGITLPDLEPRLFSFNNPYGACPECNGLGIKTEFDPDLIIPDYSKSFNKGAIATMNPDAKWSRSLVEALAKHLHFTLDTPFSKLPDETINALLYGTKERVFVEYEREKSNQTYRVEKPFPGIIPDLQRRYYETNSMQIKMWMNSFQTTKVCPVCHGDRLRQEALAVTIHDMNIMEATRLSVKKAHAFFNDLTLSDQEIMISNQVLKEIRSRLTFLRNVGLDYLTLDRSSATLSGGEAQRIRLATQIGSALSGVLYVLDEPSIGLHQRDNQKLIDTLKHLRDIGNTVLVVEHDEATIREADYLVDLGPGAGVHGGYIIAEGRPEEVELNPESITGQYLAGTLSMAIPSKRRKGSGKVISVKGANKNNLKSVDVDFPLGKLIVLTGVSGSGKSSLLNEVLLPAVKRQMANKKANYDGFSDISGARHIDKVINIDQSPIGRTPRSNPATYVGVFTAIRELFASLPESKAKGYKSGRFSFNVAGGRCENCHGDGNLKIEMNFLPDVYVTCDVCHGKRFNKETLAVHYKGKNIHDVLEMTIEEASEFFSAIPRIKRKIDTLQSVGLEYVKLGQSALTLSGGEAQRVKLSLELSKVGTGKTLYVLDEPTTGLHFADVKKLMEVLNRLVDAGNTVVLIEHNLDVIMQADHLIDLGPEGGDGGGMVVATGTPEQLALCKESHTGYYLAQMLHEKG; this comes from the coding sequence AAATCAACACATCGTAATCCTCGTTCAACCGTTGGTACCGTCACTGAAATATATGACTATTTCAGACTGTTGTGGGCAAGAGTAGGGAAACCACACTGTCATGTCTGCGGTCGAGAAATCAGTGAGATGAGTGTAGACCAGATCATTGATGCCATTTTCAAGGCAGAGGATGGTACAAGAATCATTGTAAGCGCCCCTGTTGCGATTGGAAGAAAAGGGGAGTTCAAGAAAGTTTTTGAGGATGCCCGTACAGCAGGATTCCAACGTGTAAAGGTTGATGGAAAAATGCTCAATCTTGATGAGCAGATTGTCTTGGAAAAACAATTCAAGCACTCCATCGATATTGTCGTTGATCGTTTGATTCTCAGTAGGGATATCCGATCCAGGCTTGCCTCCAGTATCGAGACCTCAAACGAGATGACGCAAGGTCTGGTGAAAGTGACTTTTCTCGGGGAAAACGGGGAAGAAAGTTACGAAGAGGTTTTCAGTGAGCGTAACAGCTGTCCCCACTGCGGCATTACCCTGCCTGACCTCGAACCACGCTTGTTCAGTTTCAATAATCCCTATGGAGCTTGTCCAGAATGTAATGGACTCGGGATCAAGACAGAATTTGACCCGGATCTTATTATCCCTGACTATTCAAAGAGCTTCAATAAAGGTGCCATCGCCACGATGAACCCCGATGCAAAATGGTCCAGGTCTCTGGTTGAAGCACTTGCCAAGCACTTACATTTCACCCTTGATACCCCATTCAGCAAACTGCCAGATGAGACCATCAATGCATTGCTCTATGGTACCAAGGAACGAGTATTTGTTGAGTATGAACGGGAGAAGAGCAATCAAACGTACCGGGTAGAAAAACCATTCCCTGGCATTATTCCTGATCTGCAACGCAGGTATTATGAAACAAACAGTATGCAGATCAAGATGTGGATGAACAGTTTCCAGACAACCAAGGTATGCCCGGTATGTCATGGTGATCGTCTACGTCAAGAAGCGCTAGCAGTGACAATCCATGATATGAATATCATGGAAGCAACCCGCCTCTCTGTTAAGAAGGCGCACGCTTTCTTCAATGACCTCACCTTAAGTGATCAGGAGATCATGATTTCCAATCAGGTACTCAAGGAAATCAGGAGCAGGCTTACATTCCTTAGAAATGTCGGCCTTGACTATCTGACACTCGACAGAAGCAGTGCCACCCTCAGTGGAGGAGAAGCACAACGTATCCGTCTTGCAACCCAAATTGGATCTGCACTTAGTGGTGTACTCTATGTATTGGACGAGCCGTCCATAGGATTACATCAAAGGGATAATCAGAAGCTCATCGATACACTCAAGCATTTGCGGGATATCGGCAATACTGTTTTGGTGGTTGAACATGATGAGGCTACCATTAGAGAGGCTGACTACCTGGTTGACCTTGGACCGGGCGCAGGTGTCCATGGCGGGTATATCATAGCTGAGGGAAGACCTGAGGAAGTGGAACTTAATCCTGAAAGTATCACCGGACAGTACCTTGCCGGTACCTTATCCATGGCCATCCCATCCAAGAGACGGAAAGGTTCTGGGAAAGTGATCAGCGTAAAAGGTGCCAACAAGAACAATCTCAAGTCAGTGGATGTTGATTTCCCCCTTGGAAAACTTATAGTACTCACCGGTGTTTCAGGAAGTGGAAAGAGCTCCTTGTTGAATGAAGTCCTGCTTCCTGCAGTGAAACGCCAAATGGCGAACAAAAAAGCGAATTATGACGGTTTCAGTGATATCAGTGGGGCTAGACATATCGATAAGGTGATCAACATCGACCAGAGCCCCATCGGACGTACTCCCCGCAGCAATCCTGCTACGTATGTTGGGGTCTTTACCGCTATCAGAGAACTGTTCGCCTCCTTGCCGGAGAGCAAGGCTAAAGGATACAAGAGTGGCCGATTCAGCTTCAATGTTGCAGGGGGAAGATGTGAGAACTGCCACGGTGATGGGAACCTGAAGATAGAGATGAACTTTCTGCCTGATGTCTATGTAACCTGTGATGTATGTCATGGCAAACGATTCAACAAGGAGACACTGGCAGTCCATTACAAAGGCAAGAACATCCATGATGTTTTGGAAATGACCATTGAAGAGGCAAGCGAGTTCTTTAGTGCAATTCCCAGGATTAAACGAAAGATAGACACACTGCAGTCAGTTGGCCTTGAGTATGTAAAGCTTGGGCAAAGTGCCCTTACCCTCAGCGGAGGGGAAGCACAACGTGTGAAACTCAGCCTTGAACTTTCTAAGGTGGGAACAGGGAAGACGTTGTACGTTCTGGATGAGCCGACCACAGGACTTCACTTTGCAGATGTCAAGAAGTTGATGGAAGTATTGAATAGATTGGTAGATGCAGGGAATACGGTAGTGCTCATCGAGCACAACCTTGATGTCATCATGCAAGCAGATCACCTCATTGATCTTGGTCCAGAAGGAGGAGATGGGGGTGGAATGGTTGTAGCAACAGGAACTCCTGAGCAACTTGCACTATGCAAGGAATCCCACACAGGGTATTATTTAGCTCAGATGTTGCATGAAAAAGGTTGA